In the Tautonia rosea genome, one interval contains:
- the secY gene encoding preprotein translocase subunit SecY, with the protein MQKLITIFFKVPELQRKILMTAMFLAIYRIGFYIPLPIVDQSALADWQEQIRQQAFGKVLGMAAMFGGTQIGMSTIFGLGIMPYISASIIFQLLGSVVPQLEALMKEGESGRKKINEYTRYATVAICLVQSAMWIRFVQTLDYIPVQYKDFFPYGFICVLIMTTGTVFLMWIGEQIDEYGIGNGISLLIMAGILASADDAIFLLASGFTPRLTGDAEKPYSLIVTGLLLALFIAVIVGVIAITESQRRIPTQSAKHVRGRRVYGGTRQYLPLKVNQAGVMPIIFASSLLMFPFFIFKGLASSTASWLVAEDVAGWKVAIARFFEAGLDAFQSQAYIYTIFYIGLIYFFCYFWTAITFNPKDMADNLKDYGSFIPGYRPGRRTAEYLEKVMLRITFVGAAFLSLVAVIPSIVQGALAQAGTSVEPVITSFLGGTGLLIVVSVCLDLVQKIDSHLIMRNYTGLMNRR; encoded by the coding sequence GTGCAGAAGCTGATCACGATCTTCTTCAAGGTCCCCGAGCTGCAGCGCAAGATCCTCATGACGGCCATGTTCCTGGCCATCTACCGGATCGGCTTCTACATCCCCCTGCCGATCGTCGATCAGTCGGCCCTGGCCGACTGGCAGGAGCAGATCCGCCAGCAGGCCTTCGGCAAGGTCCTCGGCATGGCCGCCATGTTCGGCGGCACCCAGATCGGCATGAGCACGATCTTCGGCCTCGGCATCATGCCCTACATCTCCGCCTCGATTATCTTCCAGTTGCTCGGCTCGGTCGTCCCCCAGCTCGAAGCCCTCATGAAAGAAGGCGAGAGCGGCCGCAAGAAGATCAACGAATACACCCGATACGCCACCGTCGCCATCTGCCTCGTGCAAAGCGCGATGTGGATCCGCTTTGTGCAGACACTTGATTATATCCCGGTTCAATATAAAGACTTCTTCCCCTATGGGTTTATTTGCGTGCTCATCATGACGACCGGAACGGTCTTCCTGATGTGGATCGGCGAGCAGATTGACGAGTACGGCATCGGCAACGGCATCAGCTTGCTCATCATGGCCGGTATCCTCGCCAGCGCCGACGATGCCATCTTCCTGCTCGCCTCCGGGTTCACTCCCCGCCTGACCGGCGACGCCGAGAAACCTTACTCGCTGATCGTCACCGGCCTGTTACTCGCCCTGTTCATCGCGGTGATCGTCGGCGTGATCGCGATCACCGAAAGCCAAAGACGCATCCCGACCCAGTCGGCCAAGCACGTCCGCGGCCGACGGGTCTACGGCGGCACCCGCCAGTACCTCCCCTTGAAGGTCAATCAGGCCGGCGTCATGCCGATCATCTTCGCCTCCAGCCTCCTGATGTTCCCCTTCTTCATCTTCAAGGGGCTGGCCTCCAGCACGGCCAGCTGGCTCGTCGCGGAGGATGTCGCCGGCTGGAAGGTCGCCATCGCCCGCTTCTTCGAGGCCGGGCTCGATGCCTTCCAGAGCCAGGCCTATATCTACACCATCTTCTACATCGGCCTGATTTACTTCTTCTGCTACTTCTGGACCGCCATTACCTTCAACCCGAAGGACATGGCCGATAACCTGAAAGACTACGGCAGCTTCATCCCCGGCTACCGACCCGGGCGTCGCACGGCCGAGTACCTGGAAAAGGTCATGCTGCGGATCACATTCGTCGGGGCCGCCTTCCTCAGCCTCGTCGCGGTCATCCCGTCGATCGTCCAGGGGGCTCTGGCTCAGGCCGGCACCAGCGTCGAGCCGGTGATCACCTCCTTCCTCGGCGGTACCGGCCTGCTGATCGTCGTCTCGGTCTGCCTTGACCTCGTGCAGAAGATTGATAGTCACCTGATCATGCGGAACTACACCGGCCTGATGAACCGCCGCTGA
- the rplN gene encoding 50S ribosomal protein L14 translates to MIQMQTRLDVADNSGAKEVMCFKVLGGSASRYKRRTAGLADVFIGSVKKATPGGDVKAGDVVRCVVVRTRFKTRRPDGSYVRFDRNACVLINKDNEPRGTRIFGAIARELRDKQFMKIVSLASEVV, encoded by the coding sequence ATGATCCAGATGCAAACCCGGCTCGATGTGGCCGATAACTCCGGGGCCAAGGAAGTCATGTGCTTCAAGGTCCTCGGCGGCTCCGCGTCGCGCTACAAACGACGCACCGCCGGCCTGGCCGATGTCTTCATCGGCAGCGTCAAGAAAGCGACCCCCGGCGGTGACGTGAAGGCCGGCGACGTCGTCCGATGCGTCGTCGTCCGCACCCGATTCAAGACCCGACGACCCGACGGCTCCTACGTCCGATTCGACCGCAACGCGTGCGTCCTGATCAACAAGGACAACGAGCCCCGCGGCACCCGAATCTTCGGCGCCATCGCCCGCGAACTGCGCGACAAGCAGTTCATGAAGATCGTCAGCCTCGCCTCCGAGGTCGTCTGA
- the rplX gene encoding 50S ribosomal protein L24, with amino-acid sequence MKVRRDDEVVVVTGDDKGTRAKVLRVLPEKGKIIVEGVNLVYKHVKPSQRNPQGGRLSKEMPIDASNVLPYCPSCNAASRVGYRILDNGQKERYCKRCSGGLGTLGPPKPSRAKTKA; translated from the coding sequence ATGAAGGTTCGTAGAGATGACGAAGTCGTGGTCGTGACCGGCGACGACAAGGGTACCCGAGCCAAGGTGCTCCGCGTCCTCCCTGAAAAGGGGAAGATCATCGTCGAAGGGGTCAACCTCGTCTACAAGCACGTTAAGCCCAGCCAGCGCAATCCCCAGGGGGGCCGGCTCTCCAAGGAGATGCCGATCGACGCCTCGAACGTCCTGCCCTACTGCCCCTCGTGCAACGCCGCCAGCCGCGTCGGCTACCGGATCCTCGACAACGGCCAGAAAGAACGCTACTGCAAGCGATGCTCCGGCGGCCTCGGAACCCTTGGCCCCCCGAAGCCCTCGCGGGCCAAGACCAAGGCCTGA
- the rplE gene encoding 50S ribosomal protein L5, with the protein MARLFDEYQNTIASAMAEKFGITNVMAIPKLEKIVLNMGVGRATQDKAILDVAVDTMGRIAGQKPVVTKAKQSIAGFRLREGNEIGCKVTLRGPRMYEFFDRLINLVLPRIRDFRGVNPNSFDGNGNYTLGLTEQVVFPEIEADKISHTLGMDITIVTTTRNDDQARELLRAFGMPFRKPGQQRAG; encoded by the coding sequence ATGGCTCGCCTGTTCGACGAATACCAGAACACCATTGCCTCGGCGATGGCCGAGAAGTTCGGCATCACCAATGTGATGGCGATCCCGAAGCTCGAAAAGATCGTGCTGAACATGGGCGTCGGTCGCGCGACCCAGGATAAAGCCATCCTGGACGTCGCCGTCGACACCATGGGCCGGATCGCCGGTCAGAAGCCGGTCGTGACCAAGGCCAAGCAGTCGATCGCCGGCTTCCGCCTCCGAGAAGGCAACGAAATCGGTTGCAAGGTCACGCTCCGCGGCCCCCGGATGTACGAGTTCTTCGATCGCCTGATCAACCTCGTCCTGCCCCGCATCCGTGACTTTCGCGGCGTCAATCCGAACAGCTTCGACGGCAACGGCAACTACACCCTCGGCCTGACCGAACAGGTGGTCTTCCCCGAGATCGAGGCCGACAAGATCTCCCACACACTCGGCATGGACATCACCATTGTCACCACGACCCGCAACGACGATCAGGCCCGCGAACTGCTCCGAGCCTTCGGCATGCCCTTCCGCAAGCCCGGCCAGCAGCGGGCCGGCTGA
- the rpsD gene encoding 30S ribosomal protein S4 has translation MGRHIGPVCRLCRREGIKLFLKGTRCDSPKCAVERRDGPPGQQQYRRGKPSEYSIRLREKQKVKRYYGVFERQFRRYYDMASRRPGNTGDVLMALLERRLDNVITLLGFAVSRPSARQLVRHGHILVNGRKTDIPSYLVKPGDIIKVKEREESQNLVTAALNMEGLPPVPDWLDRAGSEAGEARVNRMPSIQDVSLPVTPQLIVELLSR, from the coding sequence ATGGGACGCCACATCGGACCTGTCTGCCGGCTCTGCCGCCGCGAGGGGATCAAGCTGTTCCTCAAGGGCACCCGCTGCGACTCGCCCAAGTGCGCCGTGGAGCGCCGCGATGGCCCGCCCGGCCAGCAGCAGTACCGCCGCGGAAAGCCGAGCGAGTACTCCATCCGCCTGCGAGAGAAGCAGAAGGTCAAGCGCTACTACGGCGTCTTCGAGCGCCAGTTCCGCCGCTATTACGACATGGCCAGCCGACGCCCCGGCAACACGGGCGACGTCTTGATGGCCCTGCTCGAACGTCGGCTCGATAATGTCATCACCCTGCTGGGCTTCGCGGTCAGCCGCCCGTCGGCCCGCCAGCTCGTCCGCCACGGCCACATCCTGGTCAACGGCCGCAAGACCGACATCCCGAGCTACCTGGTCAAGCCCGGCGACATCATCAAGGTCAAGGAACGCGAGGAATCGCAGAACCTCGTCACCGCGGCCCTGAACATGGAAGGCTTGCCCCCGGTTCCCGACTGGCTCGATCGCGCCGGCTCCGAAGCGGGCGAGGCCCGCGTCAACCGCATGCCCTCGATTCAGGACGTCTCCTTGCCGGTCACGCCTCAGCTGATCGTCGAGCTCCTCAGCCGCTAA
- the rpsE gene encoding 30S ribosomal protein S5, translating into MSSDSRDRGEWSESVVSIRRCAAVVKGGRRFSFNALVVVGNGRGQVSWGYGKANEVPPAVEKGVKDAHKRMTRVQMRRGTIPHPVIGRFGAAKVIMLPASPGTGVIAGGAVRAVVQAAGITDILTKSIGSPNKLNLVKAAIDGLQQLRTKDEVARLRGVEL; encoded by the coding sequence GTGTCCAGCGACAGTCGAGATCGCGGTGAGTGGAGCGAAAGCGTCGTGTCCATCCGCCGCTGCGCCGCCGTGGTCAAAGGGGGCCGCCGTTTCAGCTTCAACGCCCTGGTCGTCGTCGGCAATGGCCGAGGCCAGGTCTCCTGGGGCTACGGCAAGGCCAACGAAGTGCCCCCGGCCGTCGAAAAAGGGGTCAAGGACGCCCACAAACGCATGACCCGCGTTCAGATGCGTCGCGGCACCATTCCCCACCCGGTCATCGGCCGCTTCGGCGCCGCGAAGGTGATCATGCTGCCGGCCAGCCCCGGTACCGGCGTGATCGCCGGCGGAGCCGTCCGGGCCGTCGTGCAGGCCGCCGGCATTACCGACATTTTGACCAAGAGCATCGGTTCTCCCAACAAACTGAACCTGGTCAAGGCCGCCATCGACGGGCTGCAGCAGCTCCGCACGAAGGACGAAGTGGCCCGACTCCGGGGCGTGGAGCTGTGA
- the rplP gene encoding 50S ribosomal protein L16, translated as MAMMPKRVKYRKSQKGRVKGNATRGNYVAFGEYGLQTLDPGRVSAEVIEASRMVLSRAVRGSGGKLYIRIFPHKSITSIPAETRMGKGKGEVDYWAAIVKPGTVLFEVAGISESRARAAFARVAYKLPVNCRFVSRRPTL; from the coding sequence ATGGCCATGATGCCCAAGCGGGTCAAGTATCGAAAAAGCCAAAAAGGTCGCGTAAAAGGTAATGCGACCCGAGGCAACTACGTCGCCTTCGGGGAGTACGGCCTGCAAACCCTCGATCCCGGCCGCGTCAGCGCCGAGGTGATCGAGGCCAGCCGTATGGTCCTCTCCCGGGCCGTCCGAGGCAGCGGCGGTAAGCTCTACATCCGCATCTTCCCGCACAAGAGCATTACCTCGATCCCGGCCGAAACCCGTATGGGTAAGGGCAAGGGTGAAGTTGATTACTGGGCCGCGATCGTCAAACCTGGCACCGTCCTGTTCGAGGTCGCCGGCATCTCCGAATCTCGGGCCCGCGCCGCCTTCGCCCGCGTGGCCTACAAACTGCCCGTGAACTGCCGGTTCGTCTCCCGCCGGCCGACGCTCTGA
- a CDS encoding type II toxin-antitoxin system HicB family antitoxin: MPPNAQLCIEVEREEDGRWIAEIAELPGVLAYGPTRSEAIARVEVLALRVLADRLEHGESVPELSLHFMSSKGLVGLRPG; encoded by the coding sequence ATGCCTCCCAACGCTCAGCTGTGCATCGAGGTCGAGCGGGAAGAGGATGGCCGTTGGATCGCCGAGATTGCCGAACTTCCCGGCGTCCTGGCCTACGGGCCGACACGTTCTGAGGCGATTGCTCGGGTCGAGGTGTTGGCGCTCCGAGTGCTCGCGGACCGCCTCGAACATGGGGAATCCGTTCCCGAGCTAAGCCTTCACTTCATGAGTTCCAAGGGCCTCGTTGGCCTTCGACCAGGATGA
- the rpsQ gene encoding 30S ribosomal protein S17: MSDPTTTSPTQTPPSPRPRGRRKVEIGTVTSDKMDKTRRVEVSRLVPHPKYGKYQKQRTICYVHDEQNETRVGDLVEIVETRPLSKSKRWRLLRIVRKAPAHEEADARKAALDAQANAEPAPDQADA; the protein is encoded by the coding sequence ATGAGCGATCCGACGACGACTTCCCCGACCCAGACCCCGCCCTCTCCGCGGCCCCGCGGTCGGCGCAAGGTCGAGATCGGGACGGTCACCTCCGACAAGATGGACAAGACCCGGCGCGTCGAGGTCTCTCGCCTCGTCCCGCATCCGAAGTACGGCAAGTACCAGAAACAGCGCACCATCTGCTACGTCCACGACGAGCAGAACGAGACCCGCGTGGGCGACCTCGTCGAAATCGTCGAGACTCGGCCGCTCTCGAAGTCCAAGCGCTGGCGATTGCTCCGGATTGTCCGTAAAGCCCCCGCCCACGAAGAGGCCGACGCCCGCAAGGCCGCCCTCGACGCCCAGGCCAATGCCGAACCGGCCCCGGACCAGGCCGACGCCTGA
- the rplQ gene encoding 50S ribosomal protein L17: MRHRKAGRKFKRTPEHRRMLLRNLATSLFEHERIETTQAKAKDLQPYAEKLITLAVRGLRRQKALGGEHADKMPLAEFRRSLTVLTRKDIAYKLFQEIAPRYLERPGGYSRIYKLAHRRQGDCSPMALIELIPADEPVRSKSVQPEVVGSA; the protein is encoded by the coding sequence ATGCGTCACCGCAAAGCCGGACGAAAGTTCAAGCGAACCCCCGAGCATCGTCGGATGCTCCTGCGCAACCTGGCCACCTCGCTGTTCGAGCACGAGCGGATCGAGACGACGCAGGCCAAGGCCAAGGATCTTCAGCCCTACGCCGAGAAGCTCATCACCCTGGCTGTTCGCGGACTGCGACGCCAGAAGGCCCTCGGCGGCGAGCATGCCGACAAGATGCCCCTCGCCGAGTTCCGCCGCAGTCTTACCGTCCTGACCCGCAAGGACATTGCCTACAAGCTCTTCCAGGAGATCGCCCCGCGCTACCTGGAACGCCCTGGCGGTTACTCCCGCATCTACAAGCTCGCGCACCGTCGCCAGGGCGATTGCTCGCCGATGGCCCTCATCGAGCTGATCCCCGCTGATGAGCCGGTCCGATCCAAGAGCGTCCAGCCCGAGGTCGTCGGCTCCGCCTGA
- the rpmC gene encoding 50S ribosomal protein L29: protein MPKTKAAELHEKDDEQLTLMLKETQEQIFRLRVQSSTERLEAPSELLKAKRDIARIKTILRLRELKADAQTASS from the coding sequence ATGCCCAAGACCAAAGCCGCCGAACTGCACGAAAAAGACGACGAGCAGTTGACCTTGATGCTCAAGGAAACGCAGGAGCAAATCTTCCGGCTCCGCGTCCAGAGCTCGACCGAACGGCTCGAAGCCCCGAGCGAGCTGCTCAAGGCCAAGCGCGACATCGCACGGATCAAGACCATCCTCCGCCTCCGAGAGCTGAAGGCCGACGCCCAAACCGCCTCCTCCTGA
- the rpsM gene encoding 30S ribosomal protein S13 produces the protein MPRILGVDIPNDKKIRISLRYLYGIGPFLADQLCERTEIDPEKRARDLTDDELAKLIALLDNEYTVEGQLQRVVQQNIARLRDINCYRGFRHRRGLPVRGQRTQTNARTRKGPRKTVAGKKGVKDMR, from the coding sequence ATGCCTCGTATCCTGGGCGTCGATATTCCCAACGACAAGAAGATCCGGATCTCGCTGCGGTACCTCTACGGCATCGGCCCGTTCCTGGCCGATCAGCTCTGCGAGCGCACCGAGATCGACCCCGAGAAGCGGGCCCGCGACCTGACCGACGATGAGCTGGCCAAGCTCATCGCCCTGCTTGACAACGAGTACACGGTCGAAGGCCAGTTGCAGCGGGTCGTGCAGCAAAACATCGCTCGACTGCGAGACATCAACTGCTACCGAGGCTTCCGGCACCGCCGCGGCCTGCCGGTCCGCGGCCAGCGAACCCAGACCAATGCCCGCACCCGCAAAGGTCCTCGCAAGACCGTCGCCGGGAAGAAGGGCGTCAAGGACATGCGCTGA
- the rplR gene encoding 50S ribosomal protein L18 yields MKGKNHRLNVQQQRLRRQRHVRKKLFGSTERPRLAIFRSSKHIYAQIINDGEGKTLVSAGTLESAIRQEVSYGGNKAAAAVVGRTVAERAKAAGIDKVCFDRRSYKYHGRIQALADAAREAGLQF; encoded by the coding sequence GTGAAGGGTAAGAATCACCGGCTGAATGTCCAGCAGCAACGGCTCCGCCGCCAGCGGCACGTCCGCAAGAAGCTGTTCGGCTCGACTGAACGGCCCCGCCTGGCCATTTTCCGAAGCTCCAAGCATATCTACGCGCAAATCATCAACGACGGCGAGGGCAAGACCCTCGTCTCGGCCGGCACCCTCGAATCGGCGATCCGGCAAGAGGTCAGCTACGGCGGGAACAAGGCCGCCGCGGCGGTCGTCGGCCGCACCGTGGCCGAACGGGCCAAGGCTGCCGGTATTGACAAGGTTTGCTTCGACCGCCGAAGCTACAAGTATCACGGGCGCATTCAGGCTCTGGCCGATGCCGCCCGAGAGGCCGGCTTGCAGTTCTAA
- the rpsK gene encoding 30S ribosomal protein S11 yields the protein MAKAKKRKTRRNVSRAVVHIKATFNNTLVTVTDPNGDTLCWASSGTVGFKGSRKSTPFAAQRAAEVSASAATKFGVKEVEVRVKGPGSGRESAITALQAAGLSIKAIEDVTPLPHNGCRPPKKRRV from the coding sequence GTGGCCAAGGCCAAGAAGCGGAAGACGCGTCGCAATGTCAGTCGCGCGGTCGTGCACATCAAGGCGACGTTCAACAACACACTGGTGACGGTCACCGACCCCAACGGCGATACCCTCTGCTGGGCCTCCAGCGGCACGGTCGGCTTCAAGGGGAGCCGCAAGAGCACCCCGTTTGCCGCCCAGCGGGCCGCCGAGGTCTCGGCCTCGGCCGCCACCAAGTTCGGCGTCAAGGAGGTCGAGGTTCGCGTCAAGGGGCCTGGTTCAGGCCGCGAAAGTGCGATCACCGCGCTTCAGGCCGCCGGCCTGTCGATCAAGGCGATCGAAGACGTGACCCCCCTGCCCCACAACGGCTGCCGACCCCCCAAGAAACGACGGGTCTGA
- the rpsH gene encoding 30S ribosomal protein S8: MMTDPIADMLTRIRNAVRIERSHVDMPHSNEKRGIAAALKDEGYIWDYEEIDTVPARTLRLNLKYGPNGEKVISKIDRVSKPGRRVYCGYRDLKPVQGGLGVHIVSTPKGILSDRRARAEKVGGEVLALVY; encoded by the coding sequence ATGATGACCGACCCGATCGCCGACATGCTCACCCGCATCCGCAACGCCGTGCGGATCGAGCGTTCCCACGTCGACATGCCCCACTCCAACGAGAAGCGCGGCATCGCCGCCGCCCTGAAGGACGAAGGCTACATCTGGGACTACGAAGAGATCGACACCGTTCCGGCCCGGACCCTTCGCTTGAACCTCAAGTACGGCCCGAACGGCGAGAAGGTCATCTCCAAGATCGACCGCGTCAGCAAGCCCGGACGTCGGGTCTACTGCGGCTACCGCGACCTGAAGCCGGTCCAGGGCGGCCTGGGCGTTCACATCGTCAGCACGCCCAAGGGAATTCTGAGCGACCGTCGAGCCCGGGCCGAGAAGGTCGGCGGCGAGGTGCTGGCCCTGGTCTATTGA
- the rplF gene encoding 50S ribosomal protein L6, translating to MSRIGRQPVPVPDNVKINLAGSTIEVEGPKGKLSFTFREEMDVKYDTDAKQILVSRPNDERPVKALHGLTRTLIANMIKGVTEGYSKRLEVVGVGYQAQLKGPNTVNLVVGYANQIQMTAPEGVTVTVPDATHIQITGADKQAVGEFAARVRRVRPPEPYKGKGIRYEGEQVRRKAGKAFGK from the coding sequence ATGTCTCGAATCGGCCGCCAACCGGTCCCCGTCCCCGACAACGTCAAAATCAACCTGGCCGGCTCGACCATCGAGGTCGAAGGCCCCAAGGGGAAGCTCTCGTTCACCTTCCGCGAGGAGATGGACGTCAAGTACGACACCGACGCCAAGCAAATCCTCGTCTCACGCCCCAACGACGAACGCCCCGTCAAGGCGCTTCACGGCCTGACCCGCACCCTGATCGCCAACATGATCAAGGGGGTCACCGAAGGCTACTCCAAGCGCCTTGAGGTCGTCGGCGTCGGCTACCAGGCCCAGCTCAAGGGGCCGAACACCGTCAACCTCGTCGTCGGCTACGCCAACCAGATTCAGATGACCGCCCCCGAAGGCGTCACTGTGACCGTTCCCGACGCGACCCACATCCAGATCACCGGCGCCGACAAGCAAGCTGTGGGCGAGTTTGCCGCCCGCGTCCGCCGGGTCCGGCCCCCCGAACCCTACAAGGGCAAGGGAATTCGCTACGAAGGCGAACAGGTCCGCCGCAAGGCCGGTAAGGCGTTCGGCAAGTAA
- the map gene encoding type I methionyl aminopeptidase, protein MLRPSRSTIKLKSPREIGLMREAGKVVAEALARVRELAVPGGTTAEMNEAVAAIFQRHNATPLFLNYPSPTKGVRPFPAVICASVNDAVVHGIPTRRPLQEGDIISIDTGCRINGWCGDSAITLPIGPISEENQKLLQVTKETLDLSIRAMERCETWAEVAGLMERYVRSQHMHVIEKFVGHGIGRDMHEEPQVPNFVSKALRRNDFKLEPGIVLAIEPMVALGTKHVKALSDGWTIVTKDGLSAAHFEHTVAMTPDGPKVLTLPHGLD, encoded by the coding sequence ATGCTCCGCCCCAGCCGATCGACTATCAAGCTCAAGAGCCCCCGAGAGATCGGCCTGATGCGAGAGGCCGGCAAGGTCGTCGCCGAGGCTCTGGCCCGAGTCCGAGAACTGGCCGTGCCCGGCGGCACCACCGCCGAGATGAACGAGGCCGTCGCCGCCATCTTCCAGCGTCACAACGCCACCCCCTTGTTCCTCAACTACCCAAGCCCCACCAAGGGGGTCCGCCCCTTCCCCGCCGTCATCTGCGCCAGCGTCAACGACGCCGTCGTCCACGGCATCCCCACCCGTCGCCCCCTCCAGGAGGGCGACATCATCTCCATCGACACCGGTTGCCGGATCAACGGCTGGTGCGGCGACTCGGCCATCACCCTGCCCATCGGCCCGATCTCCGAGGAAAACCAGAAGCTCCTCCAGGTGACCAAGGAGACCCTCGACCTGAGCATCCGCGCCATGGAGCGCTGCGAGACCTGGGCCGAGGTCGCCGGCCTGATGGAACGCTACGTCCGGTCGCAGCACATGCACGTCATCGAGAAGTTCGTCGGCCACGGCATCGGCCGCGACATGCACGAGGAACCCCAGGTTCCGAACTTCGTCAGCAAGGCCCTCCGCCGCAACGACTTCAAGCTCGAACCCGGCATCGTCCTCGCCATCGAGCCGATGGTCGCCCTCGGCACCAAGCACGTCAAGGCCCTCTCCGACGGCTGGACCATCGTCACCAAGGACGGCCTCTCCGCCGCCCACTTCGAACACACCGTCGCCATGACCCCCGACGGCCCGAAAGTCCTCACCTTGCCCCACGGGCTCGACTGA
- the rpmJ gene encoding 50S ribosomal protein L36 has protein sequence MKVRSSVRRICESCIIVRRRGKVYVICKSNPKHKQRQG, from the coding sequence ATGAAGGTCCGATCAAGCGTCAGGCGTATTTGCGAGAGCTGCATCATCGTGCGGCGCCGGGGCAAAGTGTACGTCATTTGCAAGAGCAACCCCAAGCACAAGCAGCGGCAAGGCTGA
- a CDS encoding DNA-directed RNA polymerase subunit alpha yields the protein MRIRWRGLELPSRVTCNRETLTDTFGEFHVEPFERGFGHTVGNSLRRILLSSLEGSAVTTIKIQGVQHEFSTIPGMVEDITDLVLNLKGLVVKNHSDQPRTIRIERDRRGVVTAADILHDESVGVFNPDHILCTLTDDVPLNIQMTVENGRGYRPAAEGHTDDLEVGAIPIDAIFSPVTRVEYRVHDTRVGQRTNYDQLSIRIWTTGTLKPEMALVEAAKILRKHLNPFVQYYEPGPGLPSDGTGGFESGSYSGGVDMETERKLNMSLAELELSVRATNCLESEGITTVRDLVSRSEDQLLGVRNFGETTLKEVRIKLQEIGLDLGMADARR from the coding sequence ATGCGCATCCGTTGGCGAGGCCTGGAACTGCCCAGCCGGGTCACCTGCAACCGCGAGACCCTTACGGACACCTTCGGCGAATTCCACGTCGAACCGTTCGAACGCGGTTTCGGCCATACCGTCGGCAACAGTCTCCGACGCATCCTGCTGTCGAGCCTCGAAGGCAGCGCCGTCACCACGATTAAGATCCAGGGTGTCCAGCACGAGTTCTCCACCATCCCCGGCATGGTCGAGGACATCACCGACCTGGTCCTGAACCTCAAAGGCCTGGTGGTCAAGAACCACTCCGATCAGCCCCGGACGATCCGCATCGAACGCGATCGCCGAGGCGTCGTGACCGCCGCCGACATCCTCCACGATGAATCCGTCGGCGTCTTCAACCCCGACCACATCCTCTGCACCCTCACCGACGACGTCCCGCTGAACATCCAGATGACCGTCGAGAACGGCCGAGGCTACCGCCCCGCCGCCGAAGGCCATACCGACGACCTCGAAGTCGGCGCCATCCCCATCGACGCCATCTTCAGCCCCGTGACCCGCGTCGAGTACCGCGTGCACGATACCCGCGTCGGTCAGCGCACCAACTACGACCAACTCTCGATCCGCATCTGGACCACCGGCACCCTCAAGCCCGAAATGGCCCTGGTCGAGGCCGCCAAGATCCTTCGCAAGCACCTCAACCCCTTCGTCCAGTACTACGAGCCCGGCCCCGGCCTGCCCTCCGACGGCACCGGCGGCTTCGAGAGCGGCAGCTACAGCGGCGGCGTCGACATGGAAACCGAGCGCAAGCTCAACATGTCCCTCGCCGAACTCGAACTCTCGGTTCGGGCTACCAACTGCCTCGAAAGCGAAGGCATCACCACCGTCCGCGACCTCGTCAGCCGATCCGAAGATCAACTGCTCGGCGTTCGTAACTTCGGCGAGACGACCCTCAAGGAAGTCCGCATCAAACTTCAGGAAATCGGCCTCGACCTCGGAATGGCCGACGCCCGTCGTTAA
- the rplO gene encoding 50S ribosomal protein L15: MQIHDVHEGIQKHKKRKRVGRGPGSGHGKTSTKGHKGHSSRQGFKIRPLSEGGQMPLVRRVPIRGFANGRFKKDFAILNLELIEAFFESGAIVDEAILRAKGLVKGRHDDGLKILGDGTLTKALTIKAQKFSKTAVEKITAAGGSVEVVD, from the coding sequence ATGCAAATTCACGACGTTCACGAAGGCATCCAGAAGCACAAAAAACGCAAGCGCGTCGGTCGAGGCCCCGGCTCGGGGCACGGCAAGACGAGCACCAAGGGGCACAAGGGACACTCCTCCCGCCAGGGGTTCAAAATTCGCCCCCTCTCCGAGGGCGGCCAGATGCCCCTGGTCCGCCGCGTGCCGATCCGAGGCTTCGCCAACGGCCGGTTCAAGAAGGATTTCGCCATCCTGAACCTGGAGCTGATCGAGGCCTTCTTCGAGTCCGGCGCGATCGTCGATGAGGCCATCCTCCGGGCCAAAGGGCTCGTCAAAGGGCGCCACGACGACGGCCTGAAAATCCTCGGCGACGGCACCCTGACCAAGGCCCTGACCATCAAGGCCCAGAAGTTCAGCAAGACCGCCGTCGAGAAGATCACCGCCGCCGGTGGCTCGGTCGAAGTCGTCGATTAA